In Allorhizobium pseudoryzae, the genomic window CCATGCGGCGACCGGCTCCAGGCAGGGCCGCAACACAGCCACCAGCCATATCCCTCTTTGAACTGACGCACAGTGCCGGACGATTACGCGGGAGGCGATGAGGCCTTCCGCGCCGCCTTGCGTTCGAGACCCAGCTGGTGCTCGCGGTAGATGATGAAGATGCCGGCCGAAACCGTGATCGAGGTGCCGAGCAGCATCTGCCAGGTCGGCACGTCGCCGAACAGGAAATAGGCAATCACGATTCCCAGAATGATCGAGGAATAATCGAACGGCGCCACCGTCGAGACGTCCGCATGCCGATAGCTTTCGGTCAGAAAGATCTGGCCAAGCCCGCCGCAGAAACCCGCGCCGATCAGAAACAGCTTCTCCTCCATCGACAGCGGTGCCCAGCCTAACGGATAGCTGATCAGGGACAGCACAGAGGCGGTGAGCGAGAAGAACACGACGATCGTCGCCGTCTTTTCCGTGCGCACGAGCTGGCGCGTCTGCACCATGGCAAGGCCGCCGATGATCGCTGACAGCAGCACGGCAAGCGCGCCTGTCGCCTGGCTGGCCCCAAGCCCGCCCTGCTCGAACATCGAGAGTTTTGGCCAGGTAATGATCAAAACGCCGAAAATACCGAGCGCCACTGCGGTCCAGCGATAGATCCGCACCTGCTCCTTGAGGATCAGGGCCGCGAAGATGACCGCCATCAGCGGCGAGGCATATCCGATCGCGATGGCATCCGGCAGCGGCAGCTGGATCAGTCCGTAGAAACCGCAGGCCATGGCCGCGACACCGAGAAGGCCGCGTTTCAGATGCCCGAACGGACTTTCCGTGCGAAAGGCGGTTGAAAGCTCGCGCCGCAAGGCCAGATATCCAAGGATCGGCAGCAGCGCAAAGGCCGATCGGTAGAAGGTGATCTGGCCCGCCGGGATACCTTCACCGGCCGACTTGATGAAGGTCTGCATTCCGAGGAAAACAACAACCGAAATGACTTTCATCGCGATCCCTCGCAGGGGATTTTGCGCTTGGGAATTCATGCGGGCAGGCTCATGGCAGGACCGGCGACGCTTCGGCCGGCAGAGAGAGGATCAGGGAAATGATGCCTCAACGCAAGCAGAACCTCGCACACATCACGGCTTGTGATGAAACGATCAATGTTTCATTCATCGTGACAGCAACCAGCCGGTAAGGCGGTAATCTATCCTGTCCTTTTTCGGAACGGCTTTAACAATCGTTCAGTTTTGGGTGCAATATTGCGGGGACTTTGCATTGCGCAAAACGAAAAAGCCTCCCGCCAGTCCAGAGCCAGGGAATAACATGCGAACAGACACGGGCCAGATTGTGCATCTGGCGGACTACCGCCCCACTGACTTCGTCCTGGAACGCGTCGATCTGACGTTTGAACTGGATCCGACGGCCACCCGCATCGAGGCTCGCCTGATTTTCCACCGGCGGGACGGTGTGGATGCTGGCCTTCCCCTGGAACTCGACGGCGACGAGCTGTCGCTGACGGAACTCAGGCTCGACCAGATGGAACTGCCGGCCGGCCAGTATGACGTAAGTCCTGACAGGCTGGTGATCCGTGATCTTCCCGAAAGCGCGCCCTTCGAGGTGACGGTGATCACCACGATCAATCCGGAAGCCAATACGCAGCTGATGGGTCTCTACCGCACCAATGGCGTCTACTGCACGCAGTGCGAGGCGGAAGGTTTCCGCCGCATCACCTATTTCCCCGATCGCCCGGACGTGCTTGCGCCCTACACGATCACCATCATTGCCGACAAGGCCGCCAATCCGGTGCTT contains:
- a CDS encoding DMT family transporter; the encoded protein is MNSQAQNPLRGIAMKVISVVVFLGMQTFIKSAGEGIPAGQITFYRSAFALLPILGYLALRRELSTAFRTESPFGHLKRGLLGVAAMACGFYGLIQLPLPDAIAIGYASPLMAVIFAALILKEQVRIYRWTAVALGIFGVLIITWPKLSMFEQGGLGASQATGALAVLLSAIIGGLAMVQTRQLVRTEKTATIVVFFSLTASVLSLISYPLGWAPLSMEEKLFLIGAGFCGGLGQIFLTESYRHADVSTVAPFDYSSIILGIVIAYFLFGDVPTWQMLLGTSITVSAGIFIIYREHQLGLERKAARKASSPPA